The sequence GAGTCGCAGCTGGAAACTAAGGGTTGCCTcttccaggcaggcaggcaggcactaGCCCCCATCTCCTGAAGCTGCCTACCAGCAGGGGCCCTGGATATCTCACACCTAGGCATCAGGTCACAGAAACATGAGCCAGGACACCAAAGTGAAGACAACAGAATCCAGCCCCTCTGCGCCATCCAAGGCCAGGTGAGAGAACCTGTTATCCTGTGTCAAATCTGTTTGCATCACTAGATGGAGCCTGATTCTTTTTGGTGCCCCAAGTTACAACCTTCACATggaatgatgaataaatgaaacaggACTTCCCCTCTTGTCCACAGGAAAACACTGCCCGTCCTGGACCCATCTGGGGATTACTACTACTGGTGGCTCAACACGATGGTCTTTCCAGTAATGTATAACCTCATCATCATCGTGTGCAGGTTTGGCAGGAATCTAAGGAAAGGGCTTTAGCGGAGACAAGGGCAAAAGAGTAGGGGTCATGAAAGGGGTGGGATctttgggaggggtggggcctaAGTGAGAAGCcagtggggagggctgagtggcTTGGGGAGACCACCTGACACAAACGAAGGGTGCCCATAAGCCAATCCCTTCTGTCTCCACCATGCAGAGCCTGCTTTCCAGACTTGCAACATGGTTATCTGGTGGCCTGGTTAGTGCTGGACTACACGAGTGACCTGCTATACCTACTGGACATTGTGGTGCACTTTCACACCGGTTAGTGAATCCCAGGACTGACCCTGTATTCTAAGTTCCCTTCTTAAAGCTTCTTAGTACCAAGGAAATGACCCCATTCTTACAGCACCTTCACATTCCTCTATGCTTGACAGTATCCCTTATGCATACCAGAAACCCTGGAGCAAGGTAATAGCTGCTCCCACCCTCTCCTGTGACTGTCTCCCTGGCCTACCCTGGTGTGCCCACCCTTGCCCTTATTATTAGATCAGGACAGTGTCCagactcacccccacccctgaccccacctcattcttctcttcctcccaccaggATTCTTGGAACAGGGCATCCTAGTGGTGGACAAGGGTAGGATTTCGAGTCGCTACATTCGCACCTGGAGCTTTTGCTTAGACCTGGCTTCCCTGGTGCCCACAGACATTGCTTATGTGCGACTGGGCCCACACACACCCACCTTGAGGCTGAACCGGTTTTTGCGTGTATCCCGCCTCTTTGAAGCCTTTGACCGCACTGAGACCCGCACAGCTTACCCCAATGCCTTTCGTATCGCCAAACTAATGCTCTACATTTTTGTGGTCATCCACTGGAACAGCTGCCTCTACTTTGCCCTGTCCCGATACCTGGGCTTCGGGCGTGATGCCTGGGTGTACCCAGACCCTGCACAACCTGGCTTTGAGCGCCTAAGGCGCCAGTACCTCTATAGcttttatttctccacactgaTCCTGACTACCGTGGGCGATACACCACTGccggagcaggaggaggagtACCTCTTTATGGTGGGTGACTTCCTGCTGGCCGTCATGGGTTTTGCCACCATCATGGGTAGCATGAGCTCTGTCATCTACAACATGAACACTGCAGATGCAGCTTTCTACCCTGACCATGCTCTGGTAAAGAAGTACATGAAGCTGCAGCATGTCAACCGCCGACTGGAGCGGCGAGTTATTGACTGGTAAGGATGCTGGGGATCCagaccagggcagggagaggtgtACTGAATAGAATCTGAGACAGGTGGCTGAGTTCTTAATACCTGGTGGGCCAGGAAGGCAATCCGGATGTGGCATtcactggggggcaggggtgagggtgtCATCCACTAACTGGATCTGGACTTATTGGGGGGTGTGGTCAGGCTAATGAGGAGAAGAACTTATGCACAAGGAAAGATAATCTAGACAATGGGAACTGCCactgcctggtatggctcagaaGGCCCTGGGAAGTgtaagggagaagagaaaaacccCCCAGGGGATGGCCAAAAACAAGATGGTTGACTATGTTATGGTGTCTACACTGTGGACCGAACAAAGAGAAGTGTCACCAACTAAAGCAGAAAACTCTAGAGAAGATGGGGCTTGGTGATTGAAGTGGATATTAGTTGGACGGTACAAGACATCACTGACTGGTAGGTGGGGCATAAACTGACAGGAGGTAAATGGCATCACATTCATTGTCTGCTGGTGGAGGCTTCCAGGCCCTGGGTGAGGGAGAAAAGGTCAAAACATATCTATGACCAACAAAAGAGACTGCAGACTGAAGATATTCATCAGCCAACTGTCAAGTATTCCCATGACCCCTGGGAGATCTCAGTGTGATTGGGCCCTTGGCTGAAGCTGAGCTGAGCCctggaggaagggatggagggtgGCACATGAGAGGCTGGTGAAGAACTGGTGCTTCCCTTGTCTCCAGGTACCAACACCTGCAGATCAACAAGAAGATGACCAATGAGGTGGCCATCTTACAGCACTTGCCAGAGCGCTTGCGAGCAGAAGTGGCTGTGTCTGTGCACCTGTCTACTCTGAGCCGGGTACAGatcttccagaactgtgaggctAGCCTGCTGGAGGAGCTTGTGCTGAAGCTGCAGCCCCAAACCTACTCACCAGGAGAATATGTGTGCCGCAAGGGGGACATTGGTCGAGAGATGTACATCATCCGTGAGGGTCAGCTGGCTGTGGTGGCAGATGATGGTGTCACACAGTATGCCGTGCTTGGGGCAGGCCTCTACTTTGGGGAGATCAGCATCATCAACATCAAAGGTGGGTGTCCCAGCATTTGTTCTTAAGACAGGGctaggggagggggatggagacagTAGAGCACAGTCCTGAGACCAGATGGTACTTCAGATCCTACAGATCTAAGGACACATGGCCTTTGCCTGAATCACTACAGGGTTCAGGACAGAATTAGGACATAGAGAATCTGTTCCCTGAGAAGCAGCTGAGCCAAGATCAGTGAGTAGAGTGGGTCCTTGCAAGAGACAGGAGAGTTGCTCTGTGGATGTTGACCTGAAGCACCAGTAGGAAGCAGCGGAGATGATGACAATAACACTAGTAACAATACTTACTGCATGCTGATTATATGCCCTGTTTCAAGTGCTCACATGTACCAACTCATTCAATTTTCACAGCAACTCTAAGGTAGGTACTATTACCTGCATTTTAAAGGTaagagcacagagaggttaaggaacttgtctaaggtcacacaggtaTTAAGTATACACACTTGGGGTCAGAACAAAGAACAACTTTCTCACAGtcaaatggaaacaaagaaattcccatttttttactttacttttattgtttacactattacagatgtccccattctctctccctttgcccaccctccccctcccccctttgacccccttccttctggccatcaccaccctgttgtctgttTCTATGGGATCAGTCAGAGAAATTCCCATTTACTGAACATCAACTCCAATCGAGGCCACATGCTGTATATTGGCTCATCTATTCTTCTTGTCAGCCTGTGCAGTGGGAGTTGATATGCCTAATCACAGGCAGACACTGAGACCACAGGAGGTGGAACATGGGAGAACCTGAAAAGGGAGTGAGCACTGTCACTGATGAGGCTAGATGCTTTCTCAGCCTGAGGGTCCCATTCTTCAGTTGTCCTAAAGGCCTCATGTGTATCCTCCAAAGGCCCCCTCAAGCTCTGCATCGTGTATGCAGTCAGCTGCTGTCCATCTGATGTTGGACAAGTCACCTCCCTTTCTTAGGCCTCACCTATCCAATAGGGgctatatttaaaaaccaaaaatttctgtgaggactaaatgagctGTATTGGTTAGGCACCCAAAGTAGTACCTGGCATGCAGCTCTCTTGTCTCTTCTAGCTTTGAGACTTTGGATTACTTGGCCTAACCTATCGTCCCACCCAACCGCCCCCCACCAATATCTTCCAATGCTAATGATGCCATACAGCTTTCTTACTTAGAATATTTCAGTAGTTTTCCACTGCCCTCAACATAAGGCCTGAATGCCTTGCCATGGCTAACAAGACCTGGTGTGACCTGGCTGTCCCCTCCTCTTTCCACTGTCCAGACACCCTGCACTTCAGCCACTCTGGACTGCATTCTGTTTTCTGCTCCAATCAAACTCTTTCCTATCTCCATCCCTCAGTTCATGTTCTTCCCTCCATGTAGCTGCTCCAACCCCCTTTTCCCTAGTTACCTCCCCTTCAATCAGGCATCACTTCCTCCAGGATTCCCTAAATTCTCTGCCTTACAGTTAGGAGCTCTTTTCCTGTCTTCCCACTGAACCAGATGCATATGTCCACACTGCACCGTTGATACTGTTATGCGACTATCCAATTAAATGCCTATCTCTTCTAGACTGTGACTTCTTGGAGGCAGGTCACTAATACCCTCCCAGCACAGGTTTAGTCCCTAGTAAATTACTGAATGAAAGAATTACTGAAATAGGAAGAGGGGCTCAGAAGCACAAATATGGAGTGGGTGTCCTTGTTCAGGAGTGAAATGTCCCCTCACATTCACTCTGACTAATTATCGTCCCATCGGTCTGCCCCTGTGCCACAGGAAATATGTCTGGGAACCGCCGCACAGCCAACATCAAGAGTCTAGGTTATTCGGACCTATTTTGCCTGAGCAAGGAAGACCTGCGTGAAGTGCTGAGCGAGTATCCAAAGGCCCAGACTGTCATGGAGGAAAAGGGCCGTGAGATCCTGCTCAAAATGAACAAGCTTGATGTAAATGCTGAGGCAGCTGAGATCGCCCTACAGGAGGCCACAGAGTCCCGGCTGCAAGGCCTTGACCAACAACTTGATGATCTACAGACCAAGTTCGCTCGCCTCCTGGCTGAGCTGGAGTCCAGCGCACTCAAGATCGCTTATCGCATAGAACGGCTGGAGTGGCATACTCGAGAGTGGCCAATGCCTGAGGAACAGGTTGAGGCGGATGATGAAGGCGAGCCTGGGGGGGACACTTTTAAGGATGGGGAGAGCAGAGCTGGCCAGGAGGGACTCCCAGGCCCAGAGTGATACCAGCCTTATACCTAGGACCCCCACCTCCAAGCGAATCCAGAGTTATAAGAAAGCCTGCCTGTAGAAACTCTGCCATCCTATCTGCTAGGTTACAGAGATGGGAGTGAACTAGGTCTGTAGATGCCCACCTGGAGATGTAGGAGCATAGTACATGTTCATCCCCTGCTCACCAACATAcccacacacccatgcacacataCTACAATTACACATACTGAGAGTATGCATTCCATATAACATGCTCTGGAGTTTCCATTCTCAGAGCATACATGCTTTCTCACAAACATAGATATGTTTTATACACacataatatgtacatatatatgcatatatatgtacatatgtacatattcaGTCATGTAcctcaaaaataaatgtatacagaCAGCCATATACCAGTAAACACACAGGTACCCTCCACAGGTGTGCACACATTTGTAAATACACAAAAGTATACCGAGAACCCTCTTGTTCCAAGATATCTTTTGAATGCCACCCATATGGGGTCACAAGTGTACCCTACAAGTTGCACTTCAATAAAGTATTTGCCTCCTCACTAAGCATTTACAGGGCTGACTGGAAAAGGCTATTGGCTTTAATAGTGGGCAGGAGGAGTTCTCTCTGAATTCTGAGTCACAGAGTAATGAGCATGGGCTGTGTAGTAACTGGTGGTTGGACTCAAAGGGGTTGGGGTACCTGATGGACTGAGAATCAGTACCGAGCCAAGGTAAAGCAGGCTGGTACAGCACCTTGCTGTAGTGTGTACATGCATCCATAGGtatattcacatacacacactgacCACTACATCTCATAGCAAGAGTGTATATCCTCAACCCCTTGAGCTATGTGGGGTTTGATCTAGCTTAGTGGGCTGGACCAGATATGTctgctcctttctccctcctctgaccCCGCCCTGGAGCCTGGGGTCAGGGCTACCCTGCATTTAGGACTATTGCCAAGGGGAAACTAATTCCCAGGACCACTCGCCTGACCCTGACCTACCATGCCAGTTGCTGGAGCTGGCCTTGATGCTGGCAGACACCCACCCCTAATTCTCTATACAGTGTTCCAAAACATAGGATGAAAAATAGAGACTAGATGGAGTGGAATGTCATGGTTGGGAACAACTGGAGATGAATGTTTGGAGGGTTTTGTCATACTTGGAAGGTCTGCAGGTTTGGGCAGAGAAGGTGTTATGGGGTCTGTGAGGAGGAGTCTGATGTCATCTCTGAATCACACTCATCCTAGTCACAACTGTAGCTTCTCTAAGGCCTGGCCAGTCTGTGTCTGAGATGGGCCAGTTGGTATTCTGACATGTGCCTGGGACTTAATTTATCAATATGACCGAGTAATGACACAGCATGGTCAATGccattgaaagaaaaatttattacTTACAATTCCCAAGAGGGGGGCCACACTGCACCATGCAGGACCACACACTGAAGAATCAGGGTTAGTCAGGAGACAGGAGGTGTGAAGGGAAATCATGGGCAAAAAACATCTTCATTACTACACTGATGAAGTTTTTTGGTGGGAATATCTCCTGTTAGGCAGGAAGCAAAACACAGATCGTGGGGTTTGTGGTTGGAGGGTTCATAATATGATTTTCAAGCACTTATAAAAGCTAAACTAGGGGGGAGATATAAATAACTTTGGTCATTAGTTTGGCCCATGATTTCAAGATGTCAAACTACCAACTACCAAATATCAAGAATGATTATTATAGGTGATACGAGAGAATGTAGAGGGGACCACTCAGTGCTGGGAGGGTAGGATGTGTGTAGCACAGCGGCTGATGTGTGGTCCTGAGGACAACACCCCAGAGCTGTTGGTATCTTCAAAGCTGACCAACCCTTTGGATGTAGTGGATGCAGGTGACACAGATGCACTCAGACACAAAGGACGCAGAACAACACTTTCTCAAACAGCCATAGGGACTGAGGAGGTAACTAAAGCCAGCATGTCAGAAGAGATGATGAGGGGCATTGCCCATTAAATTAGTTTAACATATGTGGTCACTTTGTGATATCTTTCTCACAAAATATGAGCTCCAAGGGGCTGGCACTGCGTCTATCTTGTTCATCAATGGATCCTCAGGGCCAAAATTGTACCTGGTACATGGTAGGTACACAATATACATTTGGCAGCCAAAGAGAGGAGAGTCGAAGTGTACAGAGGCTCAATGTTGGAGAAACATATGTGTCAATTTCTCAAAAGGTTTTCCTACCATCTTAGCCCTCAACTCACATTGAGTTAGAATGTGGTGGGTATGTTATGAAGGCCATTTTGGTGGTGGATTTAGGAAGCTGAGAATAGCTTTCATTGACATACAACAAGGTGCACACCTGTCCCAAGTTCCTCATAATTTGAGAGTCACCATACCAGAAGTCACCTTGAATACCAGCAATTCCATGCTGGGGTCTTCTAGTTGTGGAAAGATTTCCATCACTGTGTGGAAAACAATGTTTTGACCATTTGGGATTAAGCTGGATAGAGTTAGGTCGGGATGGGTAAAAGGGAACCCAAAGTTTAAGTTCCTGGAATAAccaaaataatgataatgataataataataatagtagtagtaataataataataaatttttactcCAAAGAATATTACTTACTATGTATCAATCACTAGGCTAAGTACTTATATATGTGGCAGAAAACTTGACTGATATATTCATTTGGATTCATTTTATCACTCTTCCCATTATAAGTACCTAAATCTTTATATGCCCTggacttagttttttttttttaattgcagcaTTATAAGTAGGCATTTCCTATGCCCTAGCTTCTGTTTGCTAAAAGGAATTTGAAGTTTTCACAAAAGTTCACTTACTGAATTATACCTAATTATCTATGAGGGCTTAGAATTGAAGCGGAAGCTTCTAAACCCAGAGACAATAGACTCCCCAAGATTAAGAAAAGAAGTGGGATTCTTGAGcattatttagttttctttgctgCTGTAATATATCGGCACAAATTGAGCAGGTTAAAACATCACCCATttgttatctcacagttctgtgagCCTGCACAGTATGGCTCAACTGGGTCCTCTGTTCAGGGCTTCCcaaggctaaaatcaaggtgtcatcTGGGCCAGGCTCTTTTCTGGAGGCTCTGGTAAAGAATCTTCTTCCAAGATCATTCAAGCTGTTGAAAGAATTCAAttccttttggttacaggaccgAGGTCATTGATTTCCTTGACACATCTTCCCTTCACCCTCAAGACAACAAAGACAAGTAAATCTTTTTCATTCTCCAAATCTCTGTTCTCTTCTACTAGGAGGCTGAGAAGAATTTCTGCTTTTTAGGGCTCATGTGACTAGGTCCAtctagataatccaggataatatCCCAATTATAAAGTAAGCTGGTTATTAACTTTAATTATATCAGCAACATCTCTTGTTGCTTAATCACAGGAATAACACCAGAGGGCAAAGGTACTAGAAACCAAAATTTTAGTACCTATCATGGGGTTTCTGGAGAGGGAAGCAGCCTGGACCCCACTTCCACAAGGATCCCAGAATAAGGAACACTAAGAGTTGAGTCTCTGGAAACCGAAGAAAGGTCACCATGCCCTAGCTGGCACTGAGGCCTCAGAGCAGCACCCCCCAGGTGGAGTGCAGGCTTGAATAAGATGCACATCAGCATAACCCCCATGGTCTGTCCAAAGTAAAACCCCCAGAGACTTTTGCAAGACACTAAGTTGTggaaaaagagaatggaaagaatgCCAAAAAACACAAATGGAATTAAACCTTCTGTAGATCAGTGGTTAAAAGTTTAGAGGAGAATTGTTGAtttagagaataaagaaaaagacaaacttttTATACACTGTTATGGATGGAATCACTCATAACTGCTATACATACGTTACCTCATTTTGTTCTTagaaaaatattaggaaatttaaatgattattattatGCTCATTTTTCCAGATAAGAATACTGAAGCTCATAGAGCAACTAAAAATATTATGTACAATTTATTGTGAGTCCATTTTATGCTAGGTCCTGGTCTAAGTGTATTGTCTCAATCCTTACAACTATATGAGAAAAATGCTATCATtaacccatttttaaatcaaagcaCAGCTCTGAGTGATTAAATACCTTGCCCAGTATCACAGGGATTTTAAAGGCCATGGAATGAAACCTAGGTCTATCTTAGTGTTTCTTTTAGGGAGATAAGGAAAGGGATTACCTCAGCTTGAGGCCAAGCCAGGCAAGCTGTCTTCCTTTTTGAGAATGACTGTTACAGACAGTAACCGGTGGTAACCAGGGAGAAGGAGCCAGTCAAGCAGAGCAAAGCTTGTGAATCACCAGCAA is a genomic window of Phyllostomus discolor isolate MPI-MPIP mPhyDis1 chromosome 6, mPhyDis1.pri.v3, whole genome shotgun sequence containing:
- the CNGA4 gene encoding cyclic nucleotide-gated cation channel alpha-4, which produces MSQDTKVKTTESSPSAPSKARKTLPVLDPSGDYYYWWLNTMVFPVMYNLIIIVCRACFPDLQHGYLVAWLVLDYTSDLLYLLDIVVHFHTGFLEQGILVVDKGRISSRYIRTWSFCLDLASLVPTDIAYVRLGPHTPTLRLNRFLRVSRLFEAFDRTETRTAYPNAFRIAKLMLYIFVVIHWNSCLYFALSRYLGFGRDAWVYPDPAQPGFERLRRQYLYSFYFSTLILTTVGDTPLPEQEEEYLFMVGDFLLAVMGFATIMGSMSSVIYNMNTADAAFYPDHALVKKYMKLQHVNRRLERRVIDWYQHLQINKKMTNEVAILQHLPERLRAEVAVSVHLSTLSRVQIFQNCEASLLEELVLKLQPQTYSPGEYVCRKGDIGREMYIIREGQLAVVADDGVTQYAVLGAGLYFGEISIINIKGNMSGNRRTANIKSLGYSDLFCLSKEDLREVLSEYPKAQTVMEEKGREILLKMNKLDVNAEAAEIALQEATESRLQGLDQQLDDLQTKFARLLAELESSALKIAYRIERLEWHTREWPMPEEQVEADDEGEPGGDTFKDGESRAGQEGLPGPE